In the Thermofilaceae archaeon genome, one interval contains:
- a CDS encoding heavy-metal-associated domain-containing protein: MRRAVLRVAGVGCEGCVAPSRALFIKAEGVRSVKVLGSRVEVVYDESVTTIREVIEKSGASKYYLIEVEAEEALAQD; encoded by the coding sequence GTGAGGCGTGCGGTGCTTAGGGTCGCGGGTGTGGGCTGTGAGGGGTGCGTAGCGCCGAGCAGGGCGCTGTTCATCAAGGCTGAAGGTGTGCGCTCTGTCAAGGTTTTGGGCTCGCGCGTGGAGGTGGTGTACGACGAGAGCGTTACGACGATTCGGGAGGTGATTGAGAAGAGCGGCGCGTCGAAGTACTACTTGATCGAGGTCGAGGCCGAAGAGGCCCTCGCGCAGGACTGA
- a CDS encoding pyridoxal-phosphate dependent enzyme — translation MRRFELSERFVRVVGKAAELLREGGLEWPPSTDRELVEEALELLGCRKPDRGGVFKLEELGFYDEINPPPLRVFDSTEELLYRNWPTPLVKLRSLSGDGLRVWAKLECYNPFSMSVKDRIGWAMVREYLDKNPGAKVVLYEATSTNTGMALAAMAAIRGLRVRLYLPATIQKASDVLLTVMGAEVCRKPKALTVEFIDEVEVEARIMGGVHLNQFENDANFKVHLRYTAKELDLQVKSASLNLKGIVGGLGTSGHMSAIALYFKSRYSDGVRVYGVQPAPGTSIPGIRRVETGMKWARIAPIDRVIDVTPEEAVEQAVRVARSEGLLIGLSSGAVTAAFEKLRSEGALEEGDYVLIYPDHGFKYVEQFSRYLFGEAQRLGE, via the coding sequence GTGCGAAGATTCGAGTTGAGCGAGCGCTTCGTGAGGGTTGTGGGCAAAGCGGCTGAGCTCCTAAGGGAGGGGGGTCTCGAGTGGCCTCCCAGCACCGATCGGGAGCTGGTCGAGGAGGCGTTAGAGCTGCTGGGCTGCAGGAAGCCTGACCGTGGGGGCGTGTTCAAGCTCGAGGAGCTGGGCTTCTACGATGAGATAAACCCCCCGCCCCTGCGCGTTTTTGATAGCACGGAGGAGCTCCTTTACCGTAACTGGCCGACACCCCTCGTGAAGCTTCGGTCGCTCTCCGGCGACGGCTTGCGCGTCTGGGCGAAGCTCGAGTGCTACAACCCGTTCAGCATGAGCGTGAAGGACAGGATAGGGTGGGCGATGGTGAGGGAGTACCTCGACAAGAACCCCGGCGCTAAGGTGGTGCTCTACGAGGCGACGAGCACGAACACGGGGATGGCGCTCGCGGCGATGGCGGCGATAAGGGGGCTTAGGGTCAGGCTGTACCTCCCCGCCACGATCCAGAAGGCATCCGACGTGCTTCTGACGGTCATGGGTGCGGAAGTCTGCAGGAAGCCGAAGGCCTTGACTGTGGAGTTCATCGACGAGGTGGAGGTTGAAGCTCGGATCATGGGCGGTGTCCACTTGAACCAGTTTGAGAACGACGCGAACTTCAAGGTTCACCTCCGCTACACGGCTAAGGAGCTGGACTTGCAGGTGAAAAGCGCCTCCCTGAACCTCAAGGGGATTGTCGGGGGCCTCGGGACTTCAGGGCACATGTCCGCGATCGCCCTCTACTTCAAGAGCAGGTACAGCGATGGGGTTAGGGTCTACGGCGTCCAGCCCGCGCCCGGTACATCGATACCGGGCATCAGGCGGGTCGAGACGGGGATGAAGTGGGCCCGCATCGCCCCCATCGATAGGGTGATCGATGTGACGCCGGAGGAGGCGGTGGAGCAAGCTGTACGCGTAGCCCGGAGCGAGGGGCTGCTCATCGGCTTGAGCAGCGGGGCTGTGACAGCCGCCTTCGAGAAGCTGAGGAGCGAGGGAGCGCTCGAAGAAGGAGATTACGTCCTGATCTACCCCGATCATGGGTTCAAGTACGTGGAGCAGTTCTCGAGGTACCTCTTCGGGGAGGCGCAGCGGCTCGGAGAGTAG
- a CDS encoding mechanosensitive ion channel, producing MSQETNIAKGLRKSVVNLITWIALYLIISAVVLTTIPSYVPQIAKAIEDYSTYIAIALSLFFGYMIVTSVSNIIYWSLRVRYPHSTAAAVRSIMKILGIGALAAAIAGGAAGGAAGVALGGFIGMVIGFATQQVLGQAIAGLFVLIARPIKIGDRVTAAGEQGVVQDISTMFTVIEKDDGTIALVPNNMLIGSKIYIHKRA from the coding sequence ATGAGCCAAGAAACTAATATCGCTAAGGGTCTGCGGAAAAGCGTAGTCAACCTAATCACCTGGATCGCCCTGTACTTGATCATCTCAGCCGTCGTCTTAACGACGATTCCAAGCTACGTCCCTCAGATAGCGAAAGCGATCGAGGACTACTCCACCTACATCGCTATAGCTCTCTCCCTTTTCTTCGGCTACATGATCGTAACGAGCGTTTCCAACATCATCTACTGGTCCCTGCGAGTCCGATACCCCCACTCCACCGCCGCAGCCGTGCGCAGCATCATGAAGATCCTCGGGATCGGAGCCCTGGCTGCCGCGATCGCCGGTGGAGCGGCTGGAGGAGCGGCCGGGGTAGCGCTGGGCGGCTTCATAGGGATGGTTATCGGCTTCGCCACTCAGCAGGTGCTTGGGCAGGCGATCGCCGGGCTCTTCGTCCTCATCGCTAGGCCGATAAAGATCGGAGATCGCGTCACCGCTGCGGGCGAGCAGGGCGTTGTTCAGGACATCTCCACAATGTTCACCGTAATCGAGAAGGACGATGGCACGATCGCTCTGGTCCCGAACAACATGCTCATCGGCTCCAAGATCTACATACACAAGAGAGCTTAA
- a CDS encoding methyltransferase domain-containing protein, which produces MATDDDFYALYYDLLYSHRDVAAEVDFLERMFREHSRIEVKRVLDVGCGTGIHSVELARRGYTVLGVDLSEAMISQAKAKTAGLENVSFMVADARRLELPCKFDAAIAMYGVISYFTSDEDVLSFLRSVRGVLREGGCFIFDTWNALGVLEKRVYYETPSTHFRKRESMLAVKEELWRIDVLDQVASANISWSVIDLKSGFVDVRSFELKLRLFTIRELKHLLNDAGFDIAAMFEDYCCRPLTESSSELVVVARAR; this is translated from the coding sequence GTGGCAACGGATGATGATTTTTACGCGTTATACTATGATCTGCTGTACTCTCACAGGGATGTGGCAGCAGAAGTGGACTTCCTCGAGCGTATGTTCCGCGAGCACAGCAGGATCGAGGTGAAACGTGTCCTTGACGTCGGCTGCGGAACAGGGATCCACAGCGTTGAGCTGGCGCGGCGCGGGTACACTGTGCTCGGCGTGGACCTCTCTGAAGCCATGATCTCGCAAGCCAAGGCCAAAACGGCGGGGCTTGAGAACGTCTCCTTCATGGTCGCGGACGCGAGGAGGCTTGAGCTCCCCTGCAAGTTCGACGCGGCCATTGCGATGTACGGCGTCATCAGCTACTTCACTTCGGACGAGGACGTGCTCAGCTTCCTGCGCAGCGTACGCGGCGTCCTCAGGGAGGGGGGCTGCTTCATCTTCGACACGTGGAACGCACTTGGAGTGCTCGAGAAGAGGGTCTACTACGAAACCCCCTCGACGCACTTCAGGAAGCGGGAGAGCATGCTGGCTGTTAAGGAGGAGCTTTGGAGGATCGATGTTTTAGATCAAGTCGCTTCCGCGAACATCTCCTGGTCGGTCATCGACTTGAAGTCCGGGTTCGTCGATGTGAGGAGCTTCGAGTTGAAACTGCGCCTCTTCACGATCAGGGAGTTGAAGCACCTCCTCAACGACGCCGGCTTCGATATCGCTGCGATGTTCGAGGACTACTGCTGCAGGCCCTTGACGGAGAGCAGCTCGGAGCTCGTCGTTGTGGCGAGGGCCCGCTAA
- the gyaR gene encoding glyoxylate reductase — protein MKPRVFVTRQIPEEGLRIIREYYEVEVWDRYTPPPREVLLEKARDVDALVTLLTDRIDRELLDNAPRLRIIAQYAVGYDNIDVEYATRKGVYVTNTPGVLTDATADLAWALLLAAARRIVEADRFVRSGEYWRTGTGWHPLMMLGYHVTGKTLGIIGMGRIGQAVARRAKGFNMRILYYQRHRLPEELERELGAQYVDLETLLRESDFVTIHVPLTKETYHMIGERELKLMKRTAILVNTARGAVIDEQALVKALKEGWIAAAGLDVFEQEPLPPDHPLTKLDNVVLAPHIGSATYETRAAMAELVARNLVAFYKGEIPPNLVNREVVGVRPPGFG, from the coding sequence GTGAAACCTCGAGTTTTCGTCACTAGGCAGATCCCCGAAGAGGGGTTACGAATCATTAGGGAGTACTACGAGGTGGAGGTCTGGGACCGCTACACGCCTCCCCCTCGCGAGGTGCTGCTCGAGAAGGCTAGGGATGTTGACGCGCTGGTCACCCTTTTGACGGATAGGATCGATAGGGAGCTTCTAGACAATGCTCCGCGCCTCAGGATAATAGCCCAGTACGCTGTCGGCTACGACAACATCGACGTGGAGTACGCCACGCGAAAGGGAGTTTACGTCACCAACACGCCCGGAGTCCTTACGGACGCGACAGCCGACTTGGCGTGGGCTCTGCTGCTCGCTGCAGCGAGGAGGATCGTGGAGGCGGACAGGTTCGTGCGGAGCGGTGAGTACTGGCGCACCGGCACCGGCTGGCACCCCCTGATGATGCTCGGCTACCACGTCACAGGCAAGACTCTCGGGATCATCGGGATGGGGAGGATCGGGCAGGCTGTAGCGCGCAGGGCGAAGGGTTTCAATATGCGCATACTCTACTATCAGCGCCACCGCCTCCCGGAGGAGCTGGAGAGGGAGCTGGGGGCCCAGTACGTCGACCTCGAGACCCTGCTCCGGGAGAGCGACTTCGTAACGATACACGTTCCGCTGACGAAGGAGACGTACCACATGATCGGCGAGCGGGAGCTCAAGTTGATGAAGAGGACTGCTATTCTCGTAAACACGGCTCGGGGGGCGGTTATAGACGAGCAGGCGCTCGTTAAAGCCCTGAAGGAGGGCTGGATAGCAGCAGCGGGCCTCGACGTTTTCGAGCAAGAGCCATTGCCGCCGGATCACCCTCTGACGAAGCTCGACAACGTCGTGCTCGCCCCGCACATCGGTAGCGCGACCTACGAGACGAGGGCAGCGATGGCGGAGCTCGTAGCGCGAAACCTCGTCGCGTTCTACAAGGGTGAAATACCGCCGAACCTCGTGAACAGGGAGGTCGTAGGGGTCAGGCCGCCCGGCTTCGGTTAG
- a CDS encoding energy-coupling factor transporter ATPase — protein sequence MSRAVFVEDLWWKYVGRSDYALRGVDLEVERGEFFAIMGHTGAGKTTLVLALTGIIPQRVPGEFRGRVEVLGMSTLSRDVSEITKRVAVVFEDPEIQFVMSTVEDELVLSLEPLGLSREEIRERLEWSLELVGLDKSFLGRSPLQLSGGEKQRVAIAAAVARRPELLILDEPTSDLDPVGKEEVLTAIRKLRDELDMTIILIEHESEFVAELADRVAVLSEGRVAAVGEPRCVFSRYDELKSHGVYPPDAAAISFKLGLDTICRYGDLVRALESVRDRLFVHADRIPKVERVGEGEVLVECRDVEYVYPGGFRALKGASLTIRGGELVALVGPNGGGKTTLAKVVSGLLRPSRGEVLVLGRRVEEYDRLTLSSLVCYVYQNPDHQIFNKSVYEEISFGLRIRGLPEGVVRERVERALEVFGLKGLENEHPFFLSKGEKRRLALASAYVLDPKVLIVDEPTTGQDMRFNESLFSNLKALTREGRAVVTITHSIALASKYADRLVVVKDGRVIADGHPRSVLLSPAADEGRLTKPQAMRLAKQLGLTVAPVSAEEFLEIVTLVK from the coding sequence ATGAGCAGAGCGGTTTTCGTTGAGGACCTCTGGTGGAAGTACGTTGGCCGGAGCGATTACGCGCTGAGGGGAGTCGATCTCGAGGTCGAGCGCGGCGAGTTCTTCGCCATCATGGGGCACACCGGCGCCGGCAAGACGACGCTGGTCCTCGCCCTTACCGGCATCATACCTCAGAGGGTGCCGGGCGAGTTCCGCGGTCGAGTTGAAGTCTTGGGCATGAGCACGCTGAGCCGGGACGTCTCCGAGATCACGAAGCGGGTGGCTGTGGTGTTCGAGGACCCGGAGATACAGTTCGTGATGAGCACCGTCGAAGACGAGCTCGTTCTATCGCTTGAGCCGCTCGGGCTAAGCCGCGAGGAGATAAGGGAGAGGCTCGAGTGGAGCCTCGAGCTCGTGGGCCTCGACAAGAGCTTCCTAGGCAGATCCCCGCTGCAGTTATCGGGCGGCGAGAAGCAGCGCGTAGCCATAGCGGCGGCCGTCGCTCGGAGGCCGGAGCTGCTGATACTCGACGAGCCGACCTCCGACCTGGATCCCGTGGGTAAGGAGGAGGTGCTGACGGCCATCAGGAAGCTGCGAGACGAGCTGGACATGACCATCATCCTGATCGAGCACGAGTCCGAGTTCGTGGCGGAGCTTGCCGATAGAGTCGCCGTCCTCAGCGAGGGTAGGGTTGCTGCCGTGGGCGAACCTCGCTGCGTGTTCTCGCGCTATGACGAGCTCAAGAGTCACGGCGTCTACCCGCCCGATGCAGCTGCAATCTCGTTCAAGCTCGGCCTTGACACGATCTGTAGGTACGGTGATCTGGTTCGAGCTCTGGAGAGCGTGAGAGATAGGCTGTTCGTGCACGCCGACAGGATCCCAAAGGTCGAGAGAGTGGGGGAGGGAGAGGTTCTCGTTGAGTGCCGCGACGTGGAGTACGTGTACCCCGGCGGCTTCAGGGCGCTCAAGGGAGCGTCCCTCACGATCAGAGGGGGCGAGCTGGTCGCTCTCGTGGGACCAAACGGCGGCGGTAAAACCACGCTAGCCAAGGTAGTGAGCGGGCTTCTCCGGCCCTCAAGGGGCGAAGTGCTTGTGCTGGGTAGGAGGGTTGAGGAGTACGATAGGCTGACGCTGTCCTCGCTCGTCTGCTACGTATACCAGAACCCCGACCACCAGATATTCAACAAGAGCGTGTACGAGGAGATCTCCTTCGGTTTGAGGATCCGCGGCCTCCCTGAAGGAGTGGTGAGAGAGCGCGTTGAGCGCGCGCTGGAGGTCTTCGGGCTGAAGGGGCTCGAGAATGAGCACCCCTTCTTCCTCAGCAAGGGTGAGAAGCGGAGGTTGGCGCTAGCCTCAGCCTACGTACTCGACCCGAAGGTTCTGATCGTGGACGAGCCAACGACAGGACAGGACATGAGGTTCAACGAAAGCCTCTTCTCAAACCTGAAGGCGCTGACGAGGGAGGGTAGGGCCGTTGTAACCATCACGCACTCCATAGCTCTAGCCTCCAAGTACGCCGACCGGCTGGTAGTAGTGAAGGATGGGAGAGTGATTGCCGACGGCCACCCGCGGAGCGTACTTCTCTCGCCGGCCGCGGACGAGGGGCGGCTCACGAAGCCACAGGCGATGAGGTTAGCGAAGCAGTTGGGCCTGACCGTGGCGCCCGTGAGCGCTGAGGAGTTCCTCGAAATAGTGACCCTCGTTAAGTAG
- a CDS encoding energy-coupling factor transporter transmembrane component T has protein sequence MPTILGELAGVESKSSRYLSLHVSTKIFLPLSFAVAIFFATDPIKALLLVAASAGACVAAGVPLGAIKRYLAVIVSMSSFIVLAFSLFTHIPGKTLFEVTLLSMRAEKGVFEWKLSLTDTGLTYALTFILRIFAMILSATLLMATVTDRDLVWGLLSLKVPFGACVATSLFFRGLQLFASDFYTIREAMMARGVDFERTSLAKRFLLYVNALIPLLSLMITRSYEVSLALESRGIAPSSRAASGYYTFKMRRDDYAVIAVSVTLIIAYVLWGWIP, from the coding sequence ATGCCTACTATACTCGGTGAACTGGCTGGGGTTGAATCAAAGTCGTCGAGGTACTTGAGCCTGCATGTTTCAACGAAAATTTTTCTCCCGCTCTCATTCGCGGTGGCGATCTTCTTCGCGACCGACCCCATCAAGGCCCTCCTCCTTGTCGCCGCGTCGGCGGGCGCCTGCGTTGCAGCCGGTGTACCGCTGGGCGCGATAAAAAGGTACCTAGCAGTTATCGTCAGCATGAGCTCCTTCATCGTCCTGGCATTTTCGCTGTTTACTCACATTCCGGGTAAGACGCTCTTCGAAGTTACGCTGCTAAGCATGCGAGCTGAGAAAGGAGTTTTTGAGTGGAAGCTGTCCCTGACAGACACGGGGTTAACCTACGCGCTCACCTTCATACTGCGGATTTTCGCCATGATACTCTCCGCGACACTCCTGATGGCTACGGTCACCGACAGAGACCTCGTGTGGGGCCTTCTCTCCCTCAAGGTTCCATTCGGAGCCTGCGTGGCTACGTCCCTCTTCTTCAGAGGGTTACAGCTCTTCGCCTCCGACTTCTACACCATCAGGGAAGCGATGATGGCTAGGGGCGTAGACTTCGAGAGAACCTCGCTGGCTAAAAGATTCCTGCTCTACGTGAACGCGCTCATCCCCCTGCTCAGCCTCATGATCACGAGGAGCTACGAGGTATCCCTCGCCCTCGAGTCTAGGGGGATCGCTCCCAGCAGTAGAGCCGCCTCTGGCTACTACACGTTCAAGATGAGGCGCGACGACTACGCCGTCATCGCCGTGTCGGTGACCTTAATAATCGCTTACGTCCTGTGGGGGTGGATCCCATGA
- a CDS encoding phosphoribosyltransferase family protein has product MRAGSAERKFEHVKVQLLAAEALRSLRSFMSGKEVLELLERGGVKISQVDLSRYVTGTVLPSPSRSLEILQLLAESNALGLVLKRALVIDERGVVNVARIVYDNAILSLAAARAYVELRELGVTKVLTAAVNGVPLATRVSHALDAELCVARHEPDASADSYLEVRYFAPDPPRYAHLYLPTYALNERDRVAVVDDLLRSGRTLRALAQLVELRKARLSAVFSLIAIGDEWRSFIPSTVAKVVTVLELPRQA; this is encoded by the coding sequence ATGAGAGCTGGTAGTGCGGAGAGAAAGTTTGAGCACGTGAAGGTTCAGCTGCTAGCTGCAGAAGCGCTCAGGAGTCTGCGGAGCTTTATGAGTGGGAAAGAGGTGCTTGAGCTGCTCGAGCGCGGGGGTGTGAAAATCTCCCAGGTGGACCTGAGCAGGTACGTCACGGGCACAGTTCTACCGAGCCCCTCCCGCTCCCTGGAGATCCTGCAGCTACTCGCAGAGAGCAACGCGCTGGGCCTTGTTTTGAAACGCGCCCTCGTCATCGACGAGCGGGGGGTGGTGAACGTGGCCAGAATAGTCTACGACAACGCCATCCTCAGTCTAGCGGCCGCACGAGCCTACGTGGAGCTGAGAGAGCTCGGCGTGACGAAAGTGCTAACAGCCGCTGTGAACGGGGTACCCCTGGCCACGCGCGTCTCCCACGCCCTCGACGCGGAGCTCTGCGTCGCGAGGCACGAGCCGGACGCGAGCGCGGACAGCTACCTAGAGGTGAGGTACTTCGCCCCGGATCCGCCGCGCTATGCGCACCTCTACTTGCCGACCTACGCGTTAAACGAGAGGGATCGAGTAGCCGTGGTTGATGACCTACTGCGCTCCGGCAGAACCCTGAGGGCTTTAGCTCAACTCGTGGAGCTCAGGAAGGCCCGCTTGAGTGCGGTGTTCTCGCTTATAGCGATAGGCGACGAGTGGCGCAGCTTCATCCCGAGCACGGTAGCGAAGGTTGTCACGGTGCTGGAGCTTCCTAGACAGGCTTGA
- a CDS encoding isochorismatase family cysteine hydrolase has translation MKYALIIVDMLEEFVRGRLRAEAAEAIVPNIAKLLRFARSYRIPVIYAVDSHYPNVDAELRLWGPHAIRGSPEARVVEELKPEAGDYVVYKRRYDAFFETDMDLLLRELEVDTVILTGIHTHICVQQTAVGAFYRGYKIIVPTDCVAAATKDWHERGLEYMRAFLGAELTTSDVLIERLRKELAQPPSSQYM, from the coding sequence GTGAAGTACGCGTTAATCATCGTTGATATGCTGGAGGAGTTTGTTAGAGGCCGTTTGCGCGCTGAGGCCGCTGAAGCTATCGTCCCTAACATCGCGAAGCTCCTCCGCTTCGCGCGCAGCTACCGAATCCCCGTCATCTACGCCGTGGACAGCCACTACCCCAATGTTGACGCTGAGCTCAGGCTCTGGGGCCCACACGCGATAAGGGGAAGCCCTGAGGCGAGGGTTGTTGAGGAGCTGAAGCCAGAGGCGGGCGACTACGTCGTATACAAGCGGCGTTACGACGCCTTCTTCGAGACCGATATGGACTTGCTACTGCGGGAGCTGGAGGTAGATACCGTTATACTGACGGGGATCCACACGCACATATGCGTCCAACAGACAGCCGTAGGAGCCTTCTACAGGGGCTACAAAATCATCGTTCCGACGGACTGCGTAGCTGCGGCCACCAAGGATTGGCACGAGAGAGGCCTCGAGTACATGAGAGCGTTCCTCGGTGCCGAGCTGACTACCTCAGATGTGCTGATCGAGAGGTTGAGGAAGGAGCTCGCTCAACCGCCGTCAAGCCAGTACATGTGA
- a CDS encoding tyrosine-type recombinase/integrase: MNVKELSNRELVEVYLAHLAARNRSPRTIRTFRSVLDRFIQFLGPKHVSEATTWDVDAFLARLRASGYKERSIYTAAVAVKRFMEYLGLKGNLQGFELPKRPNELPRYLTQEEVQAMIDSADNLRDKLIVSLLFCTGMRVSELASIEVQDVDLEEGGIRVRGKGGKERVVFFDSRTRELLEQYLRSANVDHYLFPGRKGGHIHYVTVERIVRKLARRAGIKKKVTPHVLRHSFATLSLSKGMDVREIQELLGHASLRTTQVYTHVVKRKLLEDYRRVWG; this comes from the coding sequence ATGAACGTTAAGGAGCTATCGAATAGGGAGCTGGTTGAAGTCTACCTTGCCCACTTGGCAGCGAGAAACCGCTCTCCCAGAACGATCAGGACGTTCAGGAGCGTGCTGGACAGGTTCATCCAGTTCCTCGGTCCGAAGCACGTCAGCGAAGCTACGACATGGGATGTGGACGCCTTCCTGGCTAGGCTAAGGGCCTCCGGCTACAAGGAGAGGAGCATCTACACGGCGGCCGTAGCGGTGAAGAGGTTCATGGAGTACCTGGGATTGAAGGGGAACCTCCAAGGCTTCGAGCTCCCCAAGAGGCCGAACGAGCTGCCGCGGTACTTGACCCAGGAGGAGGTTCAAGCTATGATAGACTCGGCCGACAACCTGCGGGACAAGCTGATCGTCTCGCTCCTGTTCTGCACGGGCATGAGGGTGAGCGAACTGGCGAGCATAGAAGTCCAGGACGTGGATCTGGAGGAGGGGGGCATCAGGGTGAGGGGGAAGGGGGGTAAGGAGCGCGTAGTCTTCTTCGACAGCCGTACGCGCGAGCTCCTAGAGCAGTACCTGCGGAGCGCAAACGTGGACCACTACCTCTTCCCCGGGAGGAAAGGGGGGCACATCCACTACGTGACGGTCGAGAGGATCGTCAGGAAGCTCGCCCGGAGGGCCGGAATCAAGAAGAAGGTGACACCCCACGTGCTCAGGCACAGTTTCGCGACTCTCTCCCTGTCGAAGGGGATGGATGTGAGGGAGATACAGGAGCTGCTCGGTCACGCCAGCCTCCGCACTACGCAAGTTTACACGCACGTGGTCAAACGCAAGCTCCTCGAGGACTACCGGCGAGTGTGGGGTTAG
- a CDS encoding bifunctional nuclease family protein, whose product MSEKVEKERESEEYTRAELVGVYGVVIRSGGAEYSQGAVMLLKGEDWEKQVLPIYIGRSEAESIARAFYGVPTQRPMTHDLIVSILGALGVRVEKITIDALINNVYTATIVLLQEENSRVRRYYIDARPSDSVAIAVRTGAPIYVNKQLKKYAQSESSFTDADSFL is encoded by the coding sequence ATGAGCGAGAAGGTTGAGAAGGAGAGGGAGAGCGAGGAGTACACTAGAGCCGAGCTCGTGGGCGTCTACGGCGTGGTCATCAGGTCGGGGGGAGCCGAGTACTCCCAAGGTGCTGTGATGCTGCTGAAGGGGGAGGATTGGGAGAAGCAGGTACTCCCCATATACATCGGCAGGTCGGAGGCCGAATCGATCGCCAGGGCTTTCTACGGGGTCCCGACGCAGCGCCCCATGACTCACGACCTAATCGTTTCGATCCTGGGGGCTCTCGGCGTTAGGGTGGAGAAGATTACGATCGACGCACTCATAAACAACGTCTACACCGCCACGATAGTGCTCCTCCAGGAGGAGAACAGCAGGGTGAGGCGCTACTACATCGACGCTAGGCCGAGCGACTCGGTGGCGATCGCCGTCCGCACGGGCGCCCCAATCTACGTGAACAAGCAGCTTAAAAAGTACGCTCAGAGCGAGAGCTCCTTCACCGACGCGGATAGCTTCCTATGA